One genomic region from Apodemus sylvaticus chromosome 1, mApoSyl1.1, whole genome shotgun sequence encodes:
- the LOC127677871 gene encoding olfactory receptor 9I1-like, with product MADNGTRLTEFILMGFQLQAELQLGLFFMFLAFYLITIVGNLGMIMLIQSDPRLQTPMYFFLSHLSFLDICYSSVILPQLLETLGNNKIAITYERCATQFFFFTLYASTECFLLAVMAYDRYVAVCNPLLYAMAMTPQIRLGLVAAAYSGAMVNTVVRTGCTFSISFCKSNQVDFFFCDLPPLLKLSCSETKLREQVIFLLAFLVITTSVSVILVSYLFIIWAILKIRTAGAKAKTFSTCASHMVAVALFFGTLIFMYLKGNMGKSLWEDKIVSVFYTVVIPMLNPMIYSLRNKEVKEALKKAFKRIKAS from the coding sequence ATGGCAGACAATGGCACCAGGTTGACAGAATTTATTCTCATGGGGTTCCAGCTTCAGGCAGAGCTGCAGTTGGGTCTCTTCTTCATGTTTTTGGCCTTTTATCTCATCACCATTGTTGGAAACCTGGGCATGATCATGCTAATTCAGAGTGACCCTCGGCTCCAaacacccatgtacttcttcctcagtcaTCTGTCCTTTCTGGATATTTGCTACTCATCTGTTATTCTGCCTCAGCTGCTGGAAACCTTGGGGAATAATAAGATAGCTATCACTTATGAGCGCTGTGCTACTCAGTTCTTCTTTTTCACCTTGTATGCTAGTACTGAATGTTTCCTCTTGGCTGTGATggcttatgaccgctatgtggctgTATGTAATCCCCTCCTTTATGCCATGGCCATGACACCACAGATTCGTCTGGGGCTGGTTGCTGCAGCATACTCTGGGGCAATGGTAAATACTGTGGTTCGAACTGGGTgtactttttccatttccttctgtaAATCTAACcaggttgatttctttttttgtgaccTCCCACCCTTGCTGAAGCTTTCCTGTAGTGAGACCAAGTTACGAGAACAGGTGATCTTTCTCTTGGCTTTTTTAGTCATCACAACTAGTGTTTCAGTGATTCTTGTATCTTACCTATTCATTATCTGGGCTATTCTGAAGATTCGTACAGCAGGGGCCAAGGCCAAGACCTTCTCTACTTGTGCATCCCATATGGTTGCAGTGGCTCTTTTTTTTGGAACACTCATATTTATGTACTTGAAAGGTAACATGGGCAAATCCCTCTGGGAAGACAAGATTGTGTCTGTATTCTATACTGTGGTGATCCCTATGCTGAACCCCATGATCTATAGCCTTAGGAATAAGGAAGTGAAGGAGGCTCTGAAGAAAGCTTTCAAAAGAATTAAGGCTTCTTAA